One Helicobacter pylori genomic window, AAAATCGCAGGGGATCTTTGCATTTACACCAACACGAATATTAAAATTTTGGAGCTTTAATGTCTAAATTGAATATGACCCCAAGAGAAATTGTCGCTTATTTGGATGAATACATCATTGGGCAAAAGGAAGCTAAAAAGTCTATCGCTATCGCTTTTAGGAATCGTTACAGGCGTTTACAACTGGAAAAATCCTTACAAGAAGAAATCACGCCTAAAAACATTTTAATGATTGGCTCTACTGGTGTGGGTAAAACGGAAATCGCAAGAAGAATAGCAAAAATCATGAAACTCCCCTTTGTGAAAGTGGAAGCGAGCAAATACACAGAAGTGGGTTTTGTGGGGCGTGATGTGGAGTCTATGGTAAGGGATTTAGTCAATAACAGCGTGCTTTTAGTGGAAAATGAGCATAAAGAAAAATTAAAAGACAAGATTGAAGAAGCGGTTATAGAAAAAATCGCTAAAAAACTCCTACCCCCCTTGCCTAGTGGCGTGAGCGAAGAAAAAAAACAAGAATACGCCAACAGCCTTTTAAAGATGCAACAAAGAATCGCACAAGGCGAGTTGGATAGTAGAGAAATTGAAATTGAAGTGCGTAAAAAAAGCATAGAGATTGATTCTAATGTGCCGCCTGAAATTTTAAGGGTTCAAGAAAACTTGATTAAAGTTTTCCATAAAGAACAGGATAAAGTCAAAAAAACTTTAAGCGTTAAAGAGGCTAAAGAAGCCCTAAAGACAGAAATTAGCGACACGCTTTTAGATGGCGAAGCCATTAAAATGGAAGGCTTGAAGCGCGCGGAAAGTTCAGGGGTGATTTTTATTGATGAAATTGATAAAATCGCTGTCAGCTCTAAAGAAGGAAGCCGTCAAGATCCCAGTAAAGAGGGGGTTCAAAGGGATTTGTTGCCGATTGTGGAGGGGAGTGTGGTGAATACGAAGTATGGTTCTATTAAAACAGAGCATATTTTATTCATTGCAGCCGGGGCTTTTCATCTTTCTAAACCAAGCGATTTGATCCCTGAATTGCAGGGGCGTTTCCCTTTAAGGGTGGAGTTAGAGAATTTAACCGAAGAAATCATGTATATGATTTTAACCCAAACTAAAACCTCTATCATCAAGCAATACCAAGCCCTTTTAAAAGTGGAGGGCGTAGAAATTGCGTTTGAAGACGATGCGATCAAAGAGTTAGCCAAACTTTCTTATAACGCCAATCAAAAAAGCGAAGATATAGGCGCTAGAAGGTTGCACACCACCATTGAAAAAGTGCTAGAAGACATTAGTTTTGAAGCGGAGGATTATTCGGGGCAAAAGGTTACTATCACTAAAGAATTGGTTCAATCAAAGCTAGAGGATTTAGTGGCTGATGAAAATTTGGTGAAGTATATTTTATGATGAAAACTAAGGCGGGCTTTGTAGCTCTTATAGGCAAACCAAACGCTGGAAAAAGCACTCTTTTAAACACTTTATTAAACGCTCATTTAGCCCTTGTTTCGCATAAGGCTAATGCGACCAGAAAATTGATGAAATGCATCGTGCCTTTTAAAGATAAAGAAGGGTATGAGAGCCAAATCATTTTTTTAGACACTCCAGGACTCCATCATCAAGAAAAATTACTCAACCAGTGCATGCTCTCACAGGCTTTAAAAGCGATGGGCGATGCTGAATTGTGCATTTTTTTGGCTTCTGTGCATGATGATTTGAAAGGGTATGAAGAGTTTTTAAATTTGTGCCAAAAACCCCATATCTTGGCTTTGAGTAAGATTGACACCGCCACGCATAAGCAAGTTTTGCAAAAATTACAAGAGTATCAAAAATATTCATCGCAATTTTTAGATTTAATACCTTTGAGCGCGAAAAAATCTCAAAATTTAAACGCGCTTTTAGAATGCATCAGCAAGCATTTAAGCCCTAGTGCATGGCTTTTTGAAAAGGATTTGATGAGCGATGAAAAAATGCGCGATATTTATAAGGAAATCATTAGGGAGAGTTTGTTTGATTTTTTGAGCGATGAAATCCCTTATGAAAGCGATGTGATGATTGATAAATTTATAGAAGA contains:
- the era gene encoding GTPase Era, translating into MKTKAGFVALIGKPNAGKSTLLNTLLNAHLALVSHKANATRKLMKCIVPFKDKEGYESQIIFLDTPGLHHQEKLLNQCMLSQALKAMGDAELCIFLASVHDDLKGYEEFLNLCQKPHILALSKIDTATHKQVLQKLQEYQKYSSQFLDLIPLSAKKSQNLNALLECISKHLSPSAWLFEKDLMSDEKMRDIYKEIIRESLFDFLSDEIPYESDVMIDKFIEEERIDKVYAHIIVEKESQKKIVIGKNGVNIKRIGTSARLKMQEVGEKKVFLNLQVIAQRSWSKEEKSLQKLGYIHQRKRD
- the hslU gene encoding HslU--HslV peptidase ATPase subunit, translated to MSKLNMTPREIVAYLDEYIIGQKEAKKSIAIAFRNRYRRLQLEKSLQEEITPKNILMIGSTGVGKTEIARRIAKIMKLPFVKVEASKYTEVGFVGRDVESMVRDLVNNSVLLVENEHKEKLKDKIEEAVIEKIAKKLLPPLPSGVSEEKKQEYANSLLKMQQRIAQGELDSREIEIEVRKKSIEIDSNVPPEILRVQENLIKVFHKEQDKVKKTLSVKEAKEALKTEISDTLLDGEAIKMEGLKRAESSGVIFIDEIDKIAVSSKEGSRQDPSKEGVQRDLLPIVEGSVVNTKYGSIKTEHILFIAAGAFHLSKPSDLIPELQGRFPLRVELENLTEEIMYMILTQTKTSIIKQYQALLKVEGVEIAFEDDAIKELAKLSYNANQKSEDIGARRLHTTIEKVLEDISFEAEDYSGQKVTITKELVQSKLEDLVADENLVKYIL